A region of Thermoanaerobaculia bacterium DNA encodes the following proteins:
- a CDS encoding helix-turn-helix domain-containing protein produces the protein MDLDAKLQQVIDELLTHGISLDLARKEFEKKYISGAVKLSSGNLIRAARSLGIHRNTLRHKVSLLKIRLPKGRA, from the coding sequence TTGGATCTCGACGCGAAACTTCAGCAGGTCATCGACGAACTGCTCACCCACGGAATCAGCCTGGATCTCGCCCGGAAGGAATTCGAAAAGAAATACATCTCGGGAGCCGTGAAGCTCTCGTCGGGCAATCTGATCCGCGCCGCCCGCTCGCTCGGCATTCACCGGAACACGCTTCGGCACAAGGTGTCGCTGCTGAAGATCCGGCTCCCCAAAGGCCGCGCCTAG